In the Dama dama isolate Ldn47 chromosome 13, ASM3311817v1, whole genome shotgun sequence genome, one interval contains:
- the LRFN5 gene encoding leucine-rich repeat and fibronectin type-III domain-containing protein 5: protein MEKFLFYLFFIGIAVKAQICPKRCVCQILSPNLATLCAKKGLLFVPPNIDRRTVELRLADNFVTNIKRKDFANMTSLVDLTLSRNTISFITPHAFADLRNLRALHLNSNRLTKITNDMFSGLSNLHHLILNNNQLTLISSTAFDDVFALEELDLSYNNLETIPWDAVEKMVSLHTLSLDHNMIDNIPKGTFSHLHKMTRLDVTSNKLQKLPPDPLFQRAQVLATSGIISPSTFALSFGGNPLHCNCELLWLRRLSREDDLETCASPALLTGRYFWSIPEEEFLCEPPLITRHTHEMRVLEGQRATLRCKARGDPEPAIHWISPEGKLISNATRSLVYDNGTLDILITTVKDTGAFTCIASNPAGEATQTVDLHIIKLPHLLNSTNHIHEPDPGSSDISTSTKSGSNASSSNGDTKLSQDKIVVAEATSSTALLKFNFQRNIPGIRMFQIQYNGTYDDTLVYR, encoded by the coding sequence ATGGAAAAATTccttttttatctgtttttcattggcatagcagtgaaagctcagatcTGTCCAAAGCGTTGTGTCTGTCAGATTTTGTCTCCTAATCTTGCAACCCTTTGTGCCAAGAAAGGGCTTTTATTTGTGCCACCAAACATTGACAGAAGAACTGTGGAACTGCGTTTGGCAGACAATTTTGttacaaatattaaaaggaaagatTTTGCCAATATGACCAGCTTAGTGGACCTGACTCTGTCCAGGAATACAATAAGTTTTATTACGCCTCATGCTTTTGCTGACTTACGGAATCTGAGGGCATTGCATTTGAATAGCAACAGATTGACTAAAATTACAAATGACATGTTCAGTGGGCTTTCCAATCTCCATCACTTGATATTGAACAACAATCAGCTGACTTTAATTTCTTCTACAGCATTTGATGATGTCTTTGCCCTCGAAGAGCTGGATCTGTCGTATAATAATTTAGAAACAATTCCGTGGGATGCTGTTGAGAAGATGGTTAGCTTGCACACCCTCAGTTTGGACCACAATATGATTGATAACATTCCTAAGGGGACTTTCTCCCACTTGCACAAGATGACTCGGCTAGATGTAACATCAAATAAATTGCAGAAGCTACCACCTGACCCTCTCTTTCAGAGAGCTCAGGTCCTAGCAACCTCAGGAATCATAAGCCCATCTACTTTTGCATTAAGTTTTGGCGGAAACCCTTTGCATTGCAATTGTGAACTGCTGTGGTTGAGACGTCTATCCAGAGAAGATGACCTGGAAACCTGTGCTTCTCCAGCACTTTTAACTGGCCGCTATTTTTGGTCCATTCCTGAGGAAGAGTTTTTGTGTGAACCTCCTCTCATTACTCGGCATACCCACGAGATGAGAGTCCTGGAGGGTCAAAGGGCAACCCTGAGGTGCAAAGCCAGGGGAGACCCTGAACCTGCAATTCACTGGATTTCTCCTGAAGGGAAGCTTATTTCAAATGCAACAAGATCTCTGGTGTATGATAATGGAACACTTGATATTCTTATAACGACTGTGAAGGATACAGGTGCTTTTACCTGCATTGCTTCCAATCCTGCTGGGGAGGCAACACAAACGGTGGATCTTCATATCATTAAGCTCCCTCACTTACTAAACAGTACGAACCATATCCACGAGCCTGATCCTGGTTCTTCAGACATCTCCACGTCTACTAAGTCAGGTTCTAATGCAAGCAGTAGTAATGGTGATACTAAACTGAGTCAAGATAAAATTGTGGTGGCGGAAGCAACATCATCTACTGCACtacttaaatttaattttcaaagaaatattcCGGGAATACGTATGTTTCAAATCCAGTACAATGGCACTTATGATGACACCCTTgtttacaggtaa